From Arachis stenosperma cultivar V10309 chromosome 2, arast.V10309.gnm1.PFL2, whole genome shotgun sequence, one genomic window encodes:
- the LOC130962894 gene encoding uncharacterized protein LOC130962894: MEVIKTKGGEITQTKGGTKLPKLNLTKMLKPITPNTPKVCNNTNNPPQPQSQVKYQHPNSRFNPSQVNQAPPPNQTHMNDTIHTFMQEQREFHKKQYAYMATIVEALTRLTLPPQTAQSTQQASTSSSLPSQPQPSPKGSINAITLRSGTKLDLDKNVAIPVKASKKINSDEVGEEVEMTKGDDENVDKSEEEPPKVKEPKRKTLLEEPSPIPFPTLAKKAKKQEDLDPTLVEVFKKIEVTVPLFQAIQQVPKYAKFLKDVCTHKDKLGNLNGKSVDDSISSLLPEKCNDPGPCLVTCLIGRIKFMDCMCDLGACVSIMPLPVYQRLNLPPLKRSGARFVLADKSIVSVVGITENVIINIQGLLFLVDFHILETPPIDSTNPSSILLGRPFLKTARFKLDAHSGVYSFESDGELVKFTLEESNKPILKAYSIFGCDIVEDKVIEDIKEQEKEEVAKKSNSKEHAQPKNGKELEIFLLGEVPK; this comes from the coding sequence ATGGAGGTAATCAAAACCAAGGGTGGAGAGATAACTCAAACCAAAGGTGGAACCAAGCTCCCCAAGCTCAACCTAACCAAAATGCTCAAGCCTATTACCCCCAACACCCCCAAGGTCTGCAACAATACCAACAACCCCCCACAACCTCAATCTCAAGTGAAGTACCAACATCCAAATAGTAGATTCAATCCTTCTCAAGTTAACCAAGCCCCTCCTCCTAATCAAACCCACATGAATGACACAATCCATACCTTCATGCAAGAGCAAAGAGAGTTTCATAAGAAACAATATGCATACATGGCTACAATAGTCGAAGCCCTTACCCGTTTGACTCTCCCTCCTCAAACCGCACAAAGCACCCAACAAGCTTCAACCTCAAGTAGTCTAccctctcaacctcaacccAGCCCTAAGGGGAGCATAAATGCCATTACTCTCCGAAGTGGTACTAAGTTGGACTTGGACAAGAATGTTGCTATACCCGTCAAGGCGAGTAAGAAGATCAACAGTGATGAGGTAGGAGAAGAGGTGGAGATGACAAAGGGTGATGATGAAAATGTTGACAAAAGTGAGGAGGAGCCACCAAAAGTCAAGGAGCCAAAGAGAAAGACCTTGCTTGAAGAGCCTTCACCTATTCCATTCCCAACTTTGGCCAAGAAGGCAAAAAAGCAAGAAGATCTTGACCCCACTTTGGTGGAAGTTTTTAAGAAAATCGAAGTTACCGTCCCTCTCTTTCAAGCCATTCAACAAGTGCCGAAATATGCCAAGTTCCTTAAAGATGTGTGCACTCACAAAGACAAGCTTGGCAATCTTAACGGAAAGTCAGTAGATGATTCCATCTCTTCTTTGCTTCCTGAAAAATGTAATGATCCCGGCCCATGTTTGGTGACTTGTTTGATTGGTCGGATTAAGTTCATGGATTGTATGTGTGATTTGGGAGCGTGTGTGAGCATCATGCCACTGCCCGTATACCAAAGATTGAACTTACCACCCCTCAAGAGATCCGGAGCAAGGTTTGTCTTGGCTGACAAGAGTATTGTGTCTGTGGTTGGAATTACGGAGAACGTCATAATCAACATTCAAGGGTTGCTTTTTCTGGTTGACTTCCACATCTTGGAGACTCCACCTATTGATTCGACTAACCCATCATCAATACTCCTTGGAAGGCCATTCTTGAAGACAGCCCGTTTCAAGCTAGACGCACACTCGGGAGTCTATTCTTTTGAGTCGGATGGAGAGTTAGTCAAGTTCACCCTGGAAGAGTCCAACAAACCCATTCTTAAGGCCTATTCCATTTTTGGGTGTGACATAGTTGAAGATAAAGTGATTGAGGATATcaaggaacaagaaaaagaggAGGTTGCCAAgaagtcaaattcaaaggaACATGCTCAACCCAAGAATGGCAAGGAGTTGGAGATTTTCCTCCTTGGGGAAGTTCCTAAGTGA